The Prosthecobacter sp. SYSU 5D2 nucleotide sequence CCGCAGCCTGCCGCCACTGCCAAAAGAGGGCGAAGCTCCTGTTATCGCCTTTGCACGTCCCGGCCAGGTCTGGAAAAGCCAGCCCGCCACGGAGGCCCTGCTGACGCCCGGTGCCCTTGCCAAAAGCGGCCTCACTCCGTCCGGTTTTCCTGCCGCCATGGCGGAGGACACCTTTGCCGCTGAGGCCTACGACCACCTCCGCCATCACTGGAGCACCGCCTCCCCCCCCCCTCCGGAAAACCCCACCCGCTGATCTCCCCACCCCTCATGGAAGGCTTCCTCTGGCTCCTGCTGCAAACCCTGCCGCTCATCACTGCGGCAGCGGTGCTCTTTTTCATCCTCGGCTGGCGCTGGCGCGGCCATCACAGCCAGCGCGATCACCGCGCCCAGGACAGGCAGATTGATGCGGAAAACATCGAGGCCCAGACCGCACGCCAGGAGCGCGATGCCGCCCGTGCGCTGGAGGAAAAACTGCGCCAGAAACTCACCGAAACGCAGGCTGAGCTCCAGGAATCCAACGACCGCCAGTCCCAGCTTCAAAAGGAGATCCTCCGTCTTTCTGACGAACTCAAAGCAGCCCGTGAGTCCGCGCCTGCGCCTGCTCCTGCTCCCGTCTCAATCGTCCAGGAGGCAGCGCCCCGCCCAGCAGCGCCCGTTGGGGATATTCTACCCGCCTCCAAACCCAAATCCTCCAAATCCGGCGCACGTTCCAGGTCCAAAAAGCCGCGTCCTCCCAAGTCATAACTCCCTGCGGCGGCCCCGTGTCCGATTGACACTAAATTTTGTCCTTTATCCCAGGCTCTGTGCTCCGCTATAACGGGCACACCATGCCCTCCAAAAAGAAGCTTAACATTGCCGTCGTCGGTCTCGGATTCGGTGCCGAATTCATCCCCATCTGGCAGCGTCATCCCTATACTCTTTGTTACGCCATCTGCCAGCGCGATCCCAAGAAGCTTCACAACATCGGCGATGCCTTCGGCGTGGAGGTCCGTTACACAGACTTCCGGGAAATGCTGAAGGACCCGGCCATTGACGCTGTCCACATCAATTCCCCCATCCCCGACCACGGCTGGATGTCCATCGAGGCCCTCCAGGCCGGCAAGAACGTGGCCTGCACCGTCCCCATGGCCACCAGCATCGCCGACTGCAAAAAAATCTGCGAGCTGGTCAAAAAGACCGGCCTCACCTACATGATGATGGAGACCGTGGTCTATGCCCGCGAGTTCCTCTTCATGAAGGAGCAGGTGGACAAGGGCAAACTGGGCAAGCTGCAGTTCCTTCAGTCCAGCCATCAGCAGGACATGGACGGCTGGCCTAACTACTGGCCCGGCCTGCCGCCCATGTGGTATGCCACCCACTGCGTCGGCCCCGTGGCCGCCCTGGCCGGCACCCCGGCGGAATACGTGAGCTGCTTTGGCTCCGGCACCATCCGGCCGGAGCTGGTGAAAGAATACGGCTCCCCCTTTGCCGTCGAGACCGCCCACGTCAAATTCAAGGACAGCGACCTCACCGCCCGCGTTATCCGCAGCCTCTTCGATACCGCCCGCCAGTATCGCGAAAGCATTGACGTCTATGGCGACAAAGCCTCCATCGAGTGGCCGCTCATCGAGCACGAGCCTCTGGTCATGCACACCGCCAAGCTGCCCGAGCACAAGATTCCCAAGCTGGTCAAAGCCCCTGACTACGCCAGCCGCCTGCCCAAGGCCATCCGCGACTTCACCACCAAAGGTGTCTATGACCTGGGTAAAAAGACCCACCTCAGTTTTGTCCAGGGCAGCGGCCACGGCGGCAGCCATCCGCACCTAGCCCACGAATTCGCCACCGCCCTCAAGGAAGGCCGCGCCCCCTTCCCGGATGCCAAGCAGTCCGCCAACTGGACCTGCGTGGGCCTCTGCGCCCACGAGTCCGCCCTGGCCGGAGGCAAGATCGTCAAGCTGCCCGCCTTCACTGTTTAAAAGCGCCCGCCAAGTCCGGCCTGTTTAGCAGCCTTAGCAGACAGCACACCGTCTCATAAGCATACGCCTGCCCTTCCGGACGCCGGCTCGCCCGTGGCCCTGCCACATTCAGCGAGCGCAGGTTGCTCTCCATCACAAAAGCCCGCACCATCTCCGCCGCCCGCTCCGGGGGAATCTCCCAGCCATCGATCAGACGGTAGGGCCGGCGGTGCTGAATACAACGCAGCGCAGTCAGTTCAGTGCCGCCTTCCAGCGCTCCAAAGTAGATGATGAGCGTCCCGTCCGCCTCCAGCAAATTTCGGATCGTCCGTGCTTTGTATCCCCCCTGCGGAAGCTCCCGCAAAGGATAACGGTCAGGGATCGTGCCATCCTCATCCACCCTCCCCGCCGGACACCAGCCGCCGCAGGGCATGCCCAAATCCAGCGCCCCATCCAAGGCACCGCGGTCCACCCCAGTCTGTCCGCCGGAGAGGATGATGAGGGGGGAGGGATGTGACTGGCGAACCTGCATTTGGCATTCGCCCAGGCCGGGAGTATGAACAGACCGGGCAGGCTAAAATGCTGCCAGAGAATGGCCAACAATCAAATGTTCATTTGAACATTTTATATCAGTTCCTTTACATTTGCACTCGGTGGCACACCTCAAACCGGTTGCCGCTCGGGTCTTCAAAAAAGGCCGCATAATACCCCGGCGCATAAGCCATCGGCCCTTCCAGATTCAGCGCACCGGCCTGCATAGCCACCTCGGCGATCTGGTCCACATCCTCGACACTGGGTGCCCAGAAGGCGAGCCGGTTTTCATTCGGCACATGTGAGGGCGATTCCGTGATGCCAAAAAAGGCCGTCACGCCGTGGTCAGACCCCTCGAACTGCAGCCACCCCTCCACCTCCACCCGCCTGCCAAAGCCCAGCACGGGCAGCAGGGTCTCATAGAAAAAAGTCACCTCCTGCAGAGAAGATACCCGCAGGTCAACATGGTCATAAAGTCGGCGCATAAGTCAAAGAATCAGAGACAGATCGGGGGGGACGTCCGCCTGATGATTCGGAATTGGTACAGCCGATGGATTCAAAAAAAACTTCGCCATCGTGTTTTCATACAAAGCGCTCACCTTGGACTCTCAAAGAAGATGTAGTTCGTGGAGTAATCGCTGAATTCAAAATACACCCGCTTCTCCCCATTGTTTTTCACTCCATCCAGGTTCTCATCCAGCACCCCGTAGCCGAACCGGTAGGGCCGAGAAACCGTATCCGTCGTCGCCGTGGCCGTCGTCAGCTTGTCCACCTGGATGAATTTTCGCACCAGTTTCTCCCCCGCATAGATCTCCAGCACGCCATTGACCCCTGTCCAGTTTTGAATGGACCGGCTCATCTGGTTTTGAGATTCCTAAGTGCAGGCGGGAAGAAGGGCCAGGAGGGTTAGCAGGCTGAAATTAAGAAGAGGCTTGATCATGTACACACATTCGATACCCGGCGTGAAGCTGCGAGTAGAAATCACCGTCATTTTTCCAAATCTCCTGGCTCTCACACATACAGCTTAACCGGCTGATACTCCCGCACCTTCTCAAAGGCGTGCCCCAGTTGCAGCAGCAGCGCCTCTGACCAGGCCGGACCGATGAAGGACAGCCCCACGGGCAGGTCTCCCACCAGGCCCATGGGCACCGTCAGGTGCGGATACCCGGCCACGGCGGCCGTGGTGCTGAAGACACGTGTATTTGCATCGCCCATGCCCAGGTCAATGCGGCCCACGGGGTCATTTGTCGGACAGATGAGGGCGTCCAGCTTATCCTTTTGCATGGCCACATCCAGACCCTCAGGCCCGGCCAGGCGGAGGGCCGTTTCACGCAGTTTCTCCGCCTTGGCCAGATGTTCCGGCGTGCCGCGTGATTCGGCTTCGACGAAGAACTCCTGGTTAAAATGCACCAGCTCCTGGTCGCGATACTCTTCGTTATACTCAATCAGTTCCGCCAGGGATTTGACCACGCCTCCGCGTCCCGCCAGGTAGGCATTCAAATCCTGCCGAAGCTCTGTCAGCATGGCGATCCAGGCGGCCGACCCCGCTTCACGGAAATGGGGGATGGTCACATCCTCCACGATCTCCGCCCCGGCTTCCCTGAGCTGGTCCAGCGTCCGCGCCAGCAGCCTCTTCACCTGCGTATTTTCCCCACTCATGGAACGCAGCATGCCCAGCCGCTTTCCTTTTAAACCGTCCGCGCTCAGGGTGGAGGTGTAGTCCGTGCTGATCTGTGCCTTTTCAGTGAAGGAATCCCGCCCATCCTTGCCGGCCAGGATGTTCAGCAGCAGCGCTGCATCCTTCACCGTCTGCGTCATCGGCCCCGGTGTGTCCTGCCAGCGGGTGATGGGAATGATGCCCGCCCGGCTGATGAGTCCCACCGTCGGTTTCAGCCCCACGATGCCACAGGCACTGGCGGGGCTGACGATGGATCCGTTCGTCTCCGTGCCGATGGCCGCCGCACACAACCCTGCTGCCACCGCCACGGCGGAGCCGCTGCTGGAGCCGCTGGCACTGTAGGCCAGATTGTGCGGATTTTTCGTCAGGCCGCCGCGCGCGCTCCAGCCACTGGTGGAATTGGGACTGCGGATGTTCGCCCACTCGCTCAGGTTCGTCTTGCCCAGGATCGTCGCCCCGGCGTCTCGCAGCCTTTTCACCACGGTGGCATCCTGCTCCGGCTTCGGCGCCCCTAGCAGAGCCAGCGAGCCCGCCGTCGTCTCCATCCGGTCAGCCGTCTCGATGTTGTCCTTGATCAGGATCGGGATGCCTTGAAGAGGCCCTTTTCCCACCGTCGCCTTCGCCTCCGGATTCAGCTCAATGATCGCCCGCAACTGCGGTCCCGCCTGGTCCAGCGCCACGATACGTTGCAAATAATGGTCCAAAACAGCCCCCGCCTGCACTTTTCCCTCGCGCAGCTGCTTTGCCAGCTCCTCCACGGTGAAACCCTCCAGCGGGGCGATGGGCACCTTCTTCCGGCAGCCGCCCGCCAATGTTGCCAGGCCCAAGCCGATGAGTGTGCGCCGTTTGATCATGATTCTCCCATCCTCCCAAAATCGGCCCCCTCGCGTCAAGCCTGATGCTTGGCAATCACTTCGCTCCCGTCACTTCATTCCGCTGATCTTGCAGCCCTGGGCCTCAGGCTGCGGAGCCACCACTGGCTTCCCAGCCAGCACCGCGTCCAGCGCCTCCCGCAGATCCTTCGTCGTTGCCGCCCGCTGCCGCTTTGTCGGCCCCAGGTAAAGGTCATTGATCCGCCCTTTATAAATCACCTCTCCCGCAGGCGACAGCAGCACCGCCTCCGGCGTCACCGCCGCGCCCGCCTGCCGGGCCAGCGTCTGCTCCTTGTCCACCACCACCCGCGCCTTCACCCCGCTCATGTCCGCATGCTGCAGCGCCACCTCCACCGTGATTTCCGGGTCCGAATGCACCAGGCTCACCGCCACCCGGTCCCCATATTCCGCTGCGATGGCATTGATCTCCGGCATGAACGGCCGGGTCGTCGAGCAAAACGGCGACACAAAAAACAGCAGCACCGCTTTCTTGTCCCCCGCCGCCAGCGGCGCATGCATCTTCCCGTCCGTCCCCTTGAGCTCCAGAACAGATTCAGCACCCACCGCAGCAAACACCAGTGAAAAGGCACCCAGAATCGTAATAAGTAACTTCATATAAAATCGCATCCGTCCCAATACAAAACAGACGCACTCACTTCCCCTGTCTTTCCTGTAAATCCTGACAATCGCAATCCTGTCAAAAAAAAACCCTCTTCAAACCCAGCCCCCATTCTCCGCCGCCTTCGTCATTCGACATTCTGCATTCGACATTTCCCACTGCTCCCCCTTCCAAACGCGCCAGTTGACGCCCCCCCCGTCCTGCATTATCCACTGGAGTCCGGCGCGCTTTCTGCTGCATCGGCCACACGTAAATCCCACTCCCACACAAAAATGGTCAAAATCGGCATCAATGGTTTCGGGCGCATCGGCCGCCTCGTATTTCGCGCAATCTGTGATCAGGGCCTCCTGGGCAAGGAGATCGAAGTCGTCGCCGTCAACGACCTCGTGCCTGCTGACAACCTCGCCTACCTCGTGAAGTATGACTCCACGCAGGGCAAGGCCAAGGAAGAAGTTTCCTCCAAAAAGAGCAGCCCAGACCTGGCAGAAGACGACATCCTGGTCGTGGACGGCCATGAGATCAAGTGCCTCGCCGTCCGTGCAGGCCCTTCCGCCCTTCCTTGGAAAGAGCTCGGCGTGGACATCGTCATCGAGTCCACCGGCCTCTTCACCGAGCGCAGCAAGGCCCAGGGCCACATTGACGCCGGTGCAAAGAAGGTCATCATCTCCGCCCCAGGCAAAGAAGAGGACATCACCATCGTCATGGGCGTGAACCATGAGAAGTATGACCCGGCCAACCACCACGTCATCTCCAACGCCTCCTGCACCACCAACTGCCTGGCTCCGGTCGTGCACGTGCTGCTGAAAGAAGGTTTCGGCGTCGCCGAAGGCCTCATGACCACCATCCACAGCTACACCGCCACCCAGAAAACGGTGGACGGCCCAAGCGCCAAGGACTGGAAAGGTGGCCGCTCCGCCGCCATCAACATCATCCCAAGCAGCACCGGTGCGGCCAAGGCCGTCGGCCTGGCCATCCCGGAAGTGAAGGGCAAGCTCACCGGCATGTCCTTCCGCGTTCCTACGCCGACCGTCTCCGTTGTTGACCTCACCGTCAAGACCGAGAAGGAAACCAGCTACGCCGAGATCTCCGCCGCCATGAAAAAGGCCAGCGAGACCTACCTCAAAGGCATCCTCGGCTGGACCAAGGACGAAGTGGTCAGCACCGACTTCATCCACGACCAGAGCAGCTCCGTCTTTGACGCCGGCTCCGGCATCGAGCTGAACAGCAAGTTCTTCAAGCTCGTCAGCTGGTACGACAATGAGTGGGGTTACTCCAACCGCGTCGTTGACCTGGTGAAATACATTGTGAGCAAAGGCCTGTAATTCAAGAGAACACAGCAAACCTTTCAAACCCAAACGGGCCGGCTCGCAAGAGTCCGGCCCGTTTTCTTTTCGGTAACCATCACTCCCCCAAAGGAGCGCGGACACGGATGTCCGCCTCATCAACATCCCGGCTCCGCCGCCCAAAGTAAGCAGCAGAAATAGCACCCGCCCCCAATCCCATGAACACATCCCCCATGAATAACAAACTCCGTGTCAATCATTTCGTCCACACCGGCTACTCCGGCCGGCAGGCCTTCCCCGCCCTGCTGCAGCCTCCTTCACCTTCATAGTTTTTTATTCCCACCGTCGCGCGTTCGGTCAATCGCGCCCAACCATGTCATCGTATCTCTCGCAGCTTCGCACCTTACCCCGGCCCTTCTGGATTCTCGCAGGAGCCACTTTCGTCAACCGCTTCGGCGTCTTCGTCTGGCCCTTCCTGACGATCTTTATCACCCGTA carries:
- a CDS encoding redoxin family protein, whose product is MKLLITILGAFSLVFAAVGAESVLELKGTDGKMHAPLAAGDKKAVLLFFVSPFCSTTRPFMPEINAIAAEYGDRVAVSLVHSDPEITVEVALQHADMSGVKARVVVDKEQTLARQAGAAVTPEAVLLSPAGEVIYKGRINDLYLGPTKRQRAATTKDLREALDAVLAGKPVVAPQPEAQGCKISGMK
- a CDS encoding Gfo/Idh/MocA family oxidoreductase translates to MPSKKKLNIAVVGLGFGAEFIPIWQRHPYTLCYAICQRDPKKLHNIGDAFGVEVRYTDFREMLKDPAIDAVHINSPIPDHGWMSIEALQAGKNVACTVPMATSIADCKKICELVKKTGLTYMMMETVVYAREFLFMKEQVDKGKLGKLQFLQSSHQQDMDGWPNYWPGLPPMWYATHCVGPVAALAGTPAEYVSCFGSGTIRPELVKEYGSPFAVETAHVKFKDSDLTARVIRSLFDTARQYRESIDVYGDKASIEWPLIEHEPLVMHTAKLPEHKIPKLVKAPDYASRLPKAIRDFTTKGVYDLGKKTHLSFVQGSGHGGSHPHLAHEFATALKEGRAPFPDAKQSANWTCVGLCAHESALAGGKIVKLPAFTV
- the gap gene encoding type I glyceraldehyde-3-phosphate dehydrogenase, with translation MVKIGINGFGRIGRLVFRAICDQGLLGKEIEVVAVNDLVPADNLAYLVKYDSTQGKAKEEVSSKKSSPDLAEDDILVVDGHEIKCLAVRAGPSALPWKELGVDIVIESTGLFTERSKAQGHIDAGAKKVIISAPGKEEDITIVMGVNHEKYDPANHHVISNASCTTNCLAPVVHVLLKEGFGVAEGLMTTIHSYTATQKTVDGPSAKDWKGGRSAAINIIPSSTGAAKAVGLAIPEVKGKLTGMSFRVPTPTVSVVDLTVKTEKETSYAEISAAMKKASETYLKGILGWTKDEVVSTDFIHDQSSSVFDAGSGIELNSKFFKLVSWYDNEWGYSNRVVDLVKYIVSKGL
- a CDS encoding VOC family protein — translated: MRRLYDHVDLRVSSLQEVTFFYETLLPVLGFGRRVEVEGWLQFEGSDHGVTAFFGITESPSHVPNENRLAFWAPSVEDVDQIAEVAMQAGALNLEGPMAYAPGYYAAFFEDPSGNRFEVCHRVQM
- a CDS encoding putative molybdenum carrier protein, with translation MQVRQSHPSPLIILSGGQTGVDRGALDGALDLGMPCGGWCPAGRVDEDGTIPDRYPLRELPQGGYKARTIRNLLEADGTLIIYFGALEGGTELTALRCIQHRRPYRLIDGWEIPPERAAEMVRAFVMESNLRSLNVAGPRASRRPEGQAYAYETVCCLLRLLNRPDLAGAFKQ
- a CDS encoding amidase, whose product is MIKRRTLIGLGLATLAGGCRKKVPIAPLEGFTVEELAKQLREGKVQAGAVLDHYLQRIVALDQAGPQLRAIIELNPEAKATVGKGPLQGIPILIKDNIETADRMETTAGSLALLGAPKPEQDATVVKRLRDAGATILGKTNLSEWANIRSPNSTSGWSARGGLTKNPHNLAYSASGSSSGSAVAVAAGLCAAAIGTETNGSIVSPASACGIVGLKPTVGLISRAGIIPITRWQDTPGPMTQTVKDAALLLNILAGKDGRDSFTEKAQISTDYTSTLSADGLKGKRLGMLRSMSGENTQVKRLLARTLDQLREAGAEIVEDVTIPHFREAGSAAWIAMLTELRQDLNAYLAGRGGVVKSLAELIEYNEEYRDQELVHFNQEFFVEAESRGTPEHLAKAEKLRETALRLAGPEGLDVAMQKDKLDALICPTNDPVGRIDLGMGDANTRVFSTTAAVAGYPHLTVPMGLVGDLPVGLSFIGPAWSEALLLQLGHAFEKVREYQPVKLYV